In one Halorubrum sp. CBA1229 genomic region, the following are encoded:
- a CDS encoding orc1/cdc6 family replication initiation protein — translation MDAADDLFTREDPIFANKELLEISHLPGEGRIVGRDDEISDLANAVNPAIFGQSPSNVLIYGKTGTGKSLCAKYVSKRLVSTAGEEGVNATFAYVDCAQDTTETQAVQTIADGVNDPDVTGINVPDKGLSTSTYYKRLWRILDQRYDVVLIILDEIDKLDDDAILMQLSRAGEAGKITDCKLGVVGISNKIQYKDRMDERVKSSLCEREFVFPPYDANQLREIMQARADAFHDDVLEPSTIPRAAALAAREHGDARKAIDILRYAGEIAQGNDEPTVREGFVTQARQRAETDRFRELIRGSTPHSRYVLQALALLSLSNGRQDGFRTSRVYEIYENICRQEGSDSLSLRRVRDLLKEHAFLDIIEQSKHSGGSAEGSYTKHQLLEDPSVVKDVLTEDSAA, via the coding sequence ATGGACGCAGCGGACGACCTCTTCACTCGGGAGGACCCGATATTCGCGAACAAGGAGCTCCTCGAAATCAGTCATCTCCCCGGAGAGGGTCGGATCGTCGGCCGGGACGACGAGATTTCCGACCTCGCGAACGCGGTCAACCCGGCGATCTTCGGACAGAGTCCGAGCAACGTGCTCATCTACGGGAAGACCGGGACTGGAAAGTCTCTCTGTGCGAAGTACGTCTCGAAACGACTCGTCTCGACCGCCGGCGAGGAGGGCGTCAACGCCACCTTCGCGTACGTCGACTGCGCACAGGACACGACCGAAACGCAAGCCGTGCAGACGATCGCCGACGGCGTGAATGATCCGGACGTGACCGGGATCAACGTCCCTGACAAGGGCCTCTCGACGTCGACGTACTACAAGCGGCTCTGGCGCATCCTCGACCAGCGGTACGACGTCGTGCTCATCATCCTCGACGAAATCGACAAGCTCGACGACGACGCAATCCTGATGCAGCTCTCCCGGGCGGGCGAGGCCGGGAAGATCACCGACTGCAAGCTCGGCGTCGTCGGGATCAGCAACAAGATCCAGTACAAAGACCGCATGGACGAGCGGGTCAAATCCAGCCTCTGTGAACGCGAATTCGTGTTCCCGCCGTACGACGCGAACCAGCTCAGAGAGATCATGCAGGCGCGGGCGGACGCGTTCCACGACGACGTCCTCGAACCGTCTACCATTCCGCGCGCCGCGGCGCTCGCGGCACGAGAGCACGGAGACGCACGGAAGGCGATCGACATCCTCAGATACGCCGGCGAGATCGCACAGGGCAACGACGAACCGACCGTCCGGGAGGGATTCGTCACGCAGGCGCGTCAGCGCGCCGAGACGGACCGCTTCCGCGAGCTCATCCGCGGCTCGACGCCCCACTCTCGGTACGTCCTCCAGGCGCTCGCGCTGCTGTCGCTCTCGAACGGACGCCAAGACGGCTTCAGAACCAGTCGCGTGTACGAGATCTACGAGAACATCTGTCGACAGGAAGGCTCTGACAGCCTCTCGCTTCGCCGCGTCCGCGACCTCCTCAAGGAGCACGCCTTCCTCGATATCATCGAGCAGTCGAAACACAGCGGCGGGAGCGCCGAAGGCAGTTACACGAAACACCAACTGCTGGAGGACCCGAGCGTCGTTAAAGACGTACTGACTGAGGACAGCGCCGCGTAA
- a CDS encoding TATA-box-binding protein — MTNPADSIEIQNVVASTGIGQELDLEALAEDLPGADFNPDNFPGLVYRTQEPKAAALIFRSGKIVCTGAKSIDDVHEALGIIFEKLRGLQIPVEEDPEITVQNIVSSADLGHNLNLNALAIGLGLEDVEYEPEQFPGLVYRMDEPEVVILLFGSGKIVITGGKRTDDAEEAVEEIVERIEGLGLLG, encoded by the coding sequence ATGACGAACCCTGCTGATTCGATCGAGATCCAGAACGTCGTTGCATCAACCGGGATCGGCCAAGAGCTCGATTTGGAAGCACTCGCGGAGGACCTCCCGGGTGCCGATTTTAACCCGGACAACTTCCCCGGACTCGTCTACCGGACGCAGGAGCCCAAGGCCGCCGCACTGATCTTCCGGTCTGGGAAGATCGTCTGCACGGGCGCAAAAAGTATCGACGACGTCCACGAGGCCCTCGGGATCATCTTCGAGAAGCTCCGCGGACTCCAGATACCCGTCGAGGAGGACCCGGAAATAACGGTGCAGAACATCGTGTCGAGCGCCGACCTCGGTCACAACCTCAACCTCAACGCACTGGCGATCGGGCTCGGGTTGGAGGACGTCGAGTACGAGCCGGAGCAGTTCCCCGGACTCGTCTACCGGATGGACGAGCCGGAGGTCGTCATCCTGCTGTTCGGCAGCGGGAAGATCGTCATCACCGGCGGGAAACGCACAGACGACGCCGAGGAGGCCGTCGAGGAGATCGTCGAACGGATCGAGGGACTCGGGTTGCTCGGCTAG